The Pan troglodytes isolate AG18354 chromosome 1, NHGRI_mPanTro3-v2.0_pri, whole genome shotgun sequence genome includes a region encoding these proteins:
- the KIAA0040 gene encoding uncharacterized protein KIAA0040 homolog, translated as MERISAFFSSIWDTILTKHQEGIYNTICLGVLLGLPLLVIITLLFICCHCCWSPPGKRGQQPEKNKKKKKKKKKDEEDLWISAQPKLLQMEKRPSLPV; from the coding sequence ATGGAGAGAATCAGCGCCTTCTTCAGCTCTATCTGGGACACCATCTTGACCAAACACCAAGAAGgcatctacaacaccatctgcctGGGAGTCCTCCTGGGCCTGCCACTCTTGGTGATCATCACACTCCTCTTCATCTGTTGCCATTGCTGCTGGAGCCCACCAGGCAAGAGGGGCCAGCAGCcagagaagaacaagaagaaaaagaagaagaagaagaaggatgaAGAAGACCTCTGGATCTCTGCTCAACCCAAGCTTCTCCAGATGGAGAAGAGACCATCACTGCCTGTTTAG